A single region of the Metarhizium brunneum chromosome 6, complete sequence genome encodes:
- the ANK1_3 gene encoding Ankyrin-1, whose protein sequence is MEFPDPAPSPPAAGASSDSEDTTVSDWDSEPESPRPASIVHEEETNDSPDPIFISIASLSGELASLHYQQGTPTRREIEFSWAANAIVGEAATIKGIWTLANNLLQVALGAINSRRNIASPKPALIFAACDIGGTILKQALLIAASDTSKFSSVLENTNLLIFFGSPHRESDCCSWEAMLSHLILTQHKGCPGSWIPSIVSQLSSFHKDLTDKFIAFIEQYKISIISHYQVSSKSDENEMLAKKLNATLDVHGEIQIGLPRGDNTLFNVYAHEHQTLIASRVENAKASSRKDYQEWLRLLTRFGLDIPVRQGSKPAYKNLCDWILSDAGLASWADKATGASKETGAAVIKSHEQQSLQDPDSEVSNDPKTGEVPKRSQHAVARTMTTLEIGGCIRDATILTSSLISSLRERQSWPMDMFLTLAHHKPRPFPLTKAQLMACVCRQLLTGHPSLCVEIQPLLADARNALDSHNIAWIETTLWTCLAALLGGQVLGQPFLIVHQPAEPDFASPFLQLIADLAGLVQTTEISVKILVVRNVASCPDTTPDASTCINPNTARDGASSSSSTVCHVQKHANRVIIRKIIDPGDADVLKALEMDYDACFERLGPERAQVLSRKDGMEFLAASTDLGAMRYLFAVLEQHSFLSLQSVRKSLFSAISQDVVTAILNLVPKSVESVVRTGILWITHALRPLTCAEFATALGMGADDVVGDGFSTITVSEFERLLCGLVEVEDGTVYLASSLLTQHLLQQTSGHTKDSSHFLDLKPACSPDIALSCRRYILHHYRSGQPEQASEESEGGASEAQGFSDNAPGDVAAGQLDSGPLMSYAVEHWFTHLRLKDYSSGDTKLEDEFVCDGGLVHCCLRLRSSGRAFQPPESNQQAVPSIVQIRDRLHVECAEAISLALHASDIECAPDQGKCPSTVALAACQMGIASTLHQLDQCGDFGDECTLKRAFQIGSDSSLCILADRYSEFVKKNAHEILQDAVRLGNSGLIMHLMNKPDLWADSDSGQYHQPLLHVIAALGGSLPPQALWERQEQYISHASEQYQEKTPLHLASLSGQESLVSKILSKLSESEAAKASLNMRDLMGATPLFLASQRGRFTVVRQLLTAGADHSVCDNQEQSPLHVACRNGHWNIAETLLVWGASPNAKDSAGRTPLHLALENNHLGIAVMLLGDTTSAPTHERDFDVNSHASDGSTALIIATKGNHLNMVRILVGRGASVIWRDGNGRDALQYAAQYGHDQVLHELLEAAKVVGSDDVYQANPSLLSLSALAGHVQVIKMLLDRGFRDTDALVLACEYGQTAAVKVLAPYSSSASRNAGYLEAASFHRQDTVKTILAAGADIDTKSSLNLTALHHVAFSSNPRLVQLLVSRGAKLDVTDITKSTPLHYAAGQCSVECLKILVEAGAGLNVENEKGATPLYLAATAGSEDGVGILLAAKSSFTVPRPVAGEYSTFLDLALATFKLDVFRLIVKHATDISGPGLCMSPEALFLFLHGQNEKG, encoded by the exons ATGGAGTTTCCAGATCCCGCTCCAAGTCCACCAGCCGCGGGTGCCTCTTCTGACTCGGAGGATACTACCGTGTCCGACTGGGATTCAGAACCAGAATCCCCACGCCCTGCGTCAATAGTCCATGAGGAAGAAACCAATGATTCTCCAGACCCGAT CTTCATCAGCATTGCGAGCCTCAGTGGCGAGCTTGCCTCGTTGCACTACCAGCAAGGCACGCCCACAAGACGAGAAATTGAGTTCTCTTGGGCGGCCAACGCCATCGTCGGAGAGGCGGCTACTATCAAGGGAATTTGGACTTTGGCAAATAATCTGCTTCAAGTGGCCTTGGGAGCTATAAATTCGCGGAGAAATATTGCG TCTCCCAAGCCGGCACTCATCTTCGCGGCCTGCGATATTGGCGGGACGATCCTAAAACAA GCCTTGCTGATCGCGGCGTCAGACACATCCAAGTTCTCATCGGTCCTAGAAAATACAAACCTTTTG ATATTCTTTGGGTCCCCTCACAGAGAGTCAGACTGTTGTTCTTGGGAGGCCATGTTATCACACCTCATCCTCACACAGCATAAAGGTTGCCCTGGCTCCTGGATTCCTAGCATTGTCAGTCAATTGTCGAGCTTCCATAAGGACCTGACGGACAAATTCATTGCTTTCATTGAGCAATACAAAATCAGCATAATCAGTCATTACCAAGTGAGCTCAAAGTCGGATGAAAATGAAATG ctggccaagaaactCAATGCGACGCTTGACGTACACGGTGAGATTCAGATTGGCCTTCCAAGAGGCGACAACACGCTGTTCAATGTCTACGCACACGAGCATCAGACTCTCATTGCCAGTAGGGTTGAAAACGCCAAGGCCA GCTCACGCAAAGACTATCAAGAATGGCTCCGGCTTCTCACTCGATTCGGCCTAGACATTCCTGTGCGACAGGGTTCGAAGCCTGCATACAAAAACCTATGTGATTGGATCCTTTCAGATGCCGGACTGGCTTCGTGGGCAGATAAGGCCACGGGGGCTAGCAAGGAGACGGGGGCTGCTGTAATAAAGAGCCATGAACAACAGAGTCTACAAGACCCAGACTCAGAGGTTTCGAATGATCCAAAGACAGGGGAGGTCCCGAAACGCAGCCAACACGCCGTGGCCAGGACCATGACAACACTAGAGATTGGAGGGTGTATTCGAGACGCCACCATTCTCACAAGTTCCCTTATTTCCTCACTCCGGGAGCGGCAGAGCTGGCCAATGGACATGTTCCTGACTCTGGCACATCACAAGCCGCGCCCTTTTCCGCTGACAAAAGCACAGCTTATGGCATGTGTTTGCCGGCAACTACTGACAGGGCATCCCAGCCTTTGTGTCGAAATCCAGCCACTGCTGGCGGATGCACGAAACGCTCTCGACAGCCACAACATTGCCTGGATAGAGACCACATTGTGGACATGTCTCGCGGCGCTTCTTGGCGGACAGGTCCTAGGCCAGCCGTTTCTCATCGTCCATCAGCCGGCCGAGCCTGATTTCGCCTCGCCCTTTTTGCAACTTATTGCCGACCTTGCTGGCTTGGTCCAAACAACAGAAATTTCAGTCAAGATCCTGGTCGTGCGGAATGTGGCCTCTTGTCCGGACACAACGCCCGACGCCAGCACCTGTATAAATCCCAATACGGCCCGAGATGGGGCCTCCTCCTCTAGTTCGACTGTTTGCCATGTGCAAAAACATGCTAACCGCGTCATTATTCGAAAAATAATAGATCCTGGCGATGCTGACGTTTTAAAAGCTCTTGAAATGGACTACGACGCATGTTTCGAGCGTCTAGGTCCAGAGAGGGCTCAGGTTCTTTCTCGAAAAGATGGCATGGAATTTTTGGCAGCGTCCACGGATCTGGGGGCTATGCGGTACTTGTTTGCTGTGCTGGAACAACATTCCTTCCTGTCTTTGCAGTCGGTCAGAAAATCCCTGTTTTCGGCAATCAGTCAGGACGTCGTCACGGCCATACTGAATCTGGTACCCAAATCCGTGGAAAGCGTGGTAAGAACGGGGATTCTATGGATCACCCACGCCCTGCGGCCACTTACATGTGCCGAATTCGCGACGGCACTTGGGATGGGGGCAGACGACGTCGTTGGCGACGGTTTTAGCACAATCACCGTCTCAGAATTCGAAAGACTGTTGTGCGGACttgttgaggttgaggacGGCACCGTTTACCTGGCCAGTTCCCTGCTTACTCAGCACCTTCTCCAACAGACGTCTGGTCATACCAAGGACTCGTCGCATTTTCTCGACCTCAAGCCTGCTTGTAGTCCAGACATTGCCCTCAGTTGCCGCAGATACATCCTTCATCACTACCGGAGCGGGCAGCCCGAACAAGCATCGGAAGAGTCAGAAGGGGGGGCTAGCGAAGCCCAGGGCTTTTCTGATAATGCTCCCGGTGACGTGGCGGCCGGGCAATTGGACTCGGGGCCCCTGATGTCCTACGCTGTCGAGCATTGGTTCACGCATCTACGGTTGAAAGACTACTCGTCTGGAGATACGAAATTGGAGGATGAATTTGTCTGTGACGGAGGTCTGGTCCATTGCTGCCTGCGGCTTCGAAGTTCTGGACGCGCCTTTCAGCCACCCGAGTCAAATCAACAGGCGGTGCCCAGCATCGTCCAGATCCGAGACCGACTGCATGTAGAATGTGCCGAAGCCATCAGCCTCGCACTGCATGCATCTGATATAGAATGCGCACCCGACCAGGGGAAGTGTCCATCCACAGTGGCCCTGGCTGCGTGTCAGATGGGAATCGCCAGCACTCTACACCAACTTGATCAATGCGgcgactttggcgacgagTGTACCCTGAAGAGAGCTTTCCAGATAGGGTCCGACTCGTCCCTGTGTATACTAGCAGACAGGTACAGCGAGTTCGTCAAGAAGAATGCGCACGAGATTCTCCAGGATGCAGTCCGGCTCGGAAATTCCGGCCTGATAATGCATTTGATGAACAAGCCCGATTTATGGGCCGACTCGGACTCTGGACAATATCATCAACCTCTCCTACACGTCATTGCAGCACTGGGTGGTTCGCTTCCACCGCAGGCATTATGGGAGCGGCAGGAGCAATATATTAGCCACGCCTCCGAGCAATATCAGGAGAAAACGCCTCTCCATCTTGCTTCCCTGTCCGGTCAAGAGAGTCTAGTGTCCAAGATCCTATCCAAGCTTAGCGAGTCCGAAGCAGCCAAGGCGTCGCTCAACATGAGAGACTTGATGGGCGCCACCCCGTTGTTCCTCGCCAGCCAGCGCGGACGATTCACCGTGGTGCGGCAGCTTCTCACTGCAGGCGCCGATCACTCTGTGTGCGACAACCAGGAGCAAAGTCCGCTGCACGTAGCCTGTCGCAACGGCCATTGGAACATTGCCGAGACGCTTCTTGTCTGGGGGGCATCGCCGAATGCTAAGGACAGCGCTGGCCGAACTCCGCTGCATCTGGCGTTGGAGAACAATCACCTCGGAATCGCCGTGATGCTTCTTGGAGACACCACATCCGCTCCGACTCATGAGAGGGATTTTGATGTGAATTCTCACGCATCTGACGGCTCAACTGCGCTCATTATTGCGACCAAGGGTAACCATCTGAACATGGTCCGGATTCTTGTAGGTCGCGGTGCCAGTGTAATATGGCGTGACGGAAACGGCCGGGACGCTCTGCAGTATGCGGCGCAGTACGGCCACGACCAAGTTTTACACGAGCTCCTGGAGGCGGCAAAAGTGGTGGGCAGCGACGACGTATACCAAGCGAATCCCTCCCTTCTCTCGCTGTCGGCTCTTGCGGGCCATGTCCAGGTCATCAAGATGCTGCTGGACAGAGGCTTCAGGGACACGGATGCGCTGGTTCTGGCTTGCGAGTACGGACAGACTGCGGCGGTAAAGGTCCTTGCGCCTTACTCGTCCTCAGCCAGTCGAAATGCTGGCTACTTGGAAGCTGCCTCATTTCACAGGCAAGACACGGTCAAGACAAtactcgccgccggcgcagacATAGATACCAAGTCCTCATTAAACCTCACGGCATTACACCACGTTGCCTTTAGCTCCAACCCGAGGTTGGTGCAGCTTCTGGTCAGCAGAGGTGCCAAGCTTGATGTTACAGACATCACCAAGAGCACTCCCCTTCACTATGCCGCAGGACAGTGCTCTGTAGAATGTCTCAAGATACTGGTCGAGGCCGGGGCCGGCCTAAATGTCGAGAACGAAAAGGGGGCCACTCCGCTCTACCTGGCTGCCACAGCTGGCAGTgaggacggcgtcggcatTTTGCTTGCCGCCAAGTCATCTTTCACTGTGCCGCGGCCCGTTGCAGGTGAGTATTCCACATTTCTCGACCTGGCGCTGGCCACCTTCAAGCTGGACGTGTTCCGGCTAATTGTGAAGCACGCCACCGACATCTCGGGGCCGGGGCTCTGCATGTCTCCCGAAGCGTTGTTCCTGTTCCTGCATGGGCAAAACGAGAAGGGCTAG
- the SAT10_1 gene encoding Ankyrin repeat domain-containing protein SAT10 — translation MDPNQKLGEYGSMLHYAALWGWLELAKLLCESDKTDVNLVGQTHGTPLQVAVIGGGKDGPKMVELLLSRGVAVAAAVAEYITMANMILDHDNTTLNMHAGHHTTPLQFAIHARWKSMVEFLLERHSMFKDNDGTPLHLAAHLGDRKVVRCLVRSKYVSPGARDMCGRLPLHLAACSRCLGAGVHNLRMLTNDEFTLVSTDEHQRQHALHFAAGCGHLDVVKLVLQKHPDAVRDCDVDGWTPLHWACRSHSSKVVEFLLDRDDSTCRNARSLRGWTPFDVARYHGGRLTSDGSLRNRLRPNGPRPPFQSPADLAADEETARPLKPEEAASSSSGLGVICDACKCVIYGPAYECTRCIDFHMCFKCFRRVVKMHYRGHSFRKITCSGEILETDPWG, via the exons ATGGACCCGAATCAGAAACTCGGCGAGTACGGTTCGATGCTTCACTACGCCGCTCTCTGGGGCTGGCTGGAGCTCGCAAAGCTGCTGTGCGAGTCTGACAAGACGGACGTGAACCTCGTCGGCCAGACACATGGGACTCCGCTCCAGGTTGCTGTTATCGgaggcggcaaggacggTCCGAAAATGGTTGAGCTGCTTCTCAGCCGCGgcgttgccgtcgccgccgccgtcgccgagtaCAttaccatggccaacatgatTCTAGATCATGACAACACGACTCTCAACATGCACGCCGGGCATCACACAACACCTTTGCAGTTTGCAATCCACGCCAGGTGGAAGAGTATGGTCGAGTTCCTCCTGGAACGCCACTCAATGTTCAAGGATAACGATGGCACGCCGCTCCATCTCGCAGCCCACCTTGGGGATCGGAAAGTGGTCCGCTGTCTTGTGCGCTCCAAATATGTATCTCCCGGGGCTCGCGACATGTGCGGCCGCCTGCCGCTGCACCTCGCCGCATGCTCAAGATGTTTAGGCGCCGGGGTGCACAATCTGCGGATGCTCACCAACGATGAGTTCACATTAGTAAGCACAGACGAGCACCAACGCCAGCACGCCCTCCATTTTGCGGCTGGATGCGGACACCTAGATGTGGTGAAATTGGTTCTTCAGAAACATCCAGATGCAGTGCGAGACtgcgacgtcgacggctgGACTCCGCTGCACTGGGCATGTCGCAGCCATAGTAGCAAAGTCGTGGAGTTCCTCTTAGATAGAGATGACTCTACTTGTAGGAACGCGAGGAGCCTCCGAGGCTGGACCCCCTTCGACGTCGCTCGGTACCACGGCGGCCGCCTTACCAGTGACGGGAGCTTGAGAAATCGTCTCAGGCCCAACGGCCCGCGGCCGCCGTTTCAGTCTCCGGCCGACCtcgcggccgacgaggagactGCTCGGCCACTAAagccagaagaagcagcgTCATCAAGCTCGGGACTTGGAGTCATATGTGATGCCTGCAAGTGT GTGATATATGGGCCAGCATATGAGTGTACGAGATGTATCGACTTCCACATGTGCTTCAAGTGCTTCCGCCGCGTGGTGAAGATGCACTACCGTGGCCATTCATTCAGGAAGATTACATGCTCTGGTGAGATACTCGAGACAGATCCGTGGGGATAA